The region CTCGGTTTGGTTGAGCTTGGTCTGACTTGGCTTGGCTTTCCTGTGGCAAGTGGCACGACTTGCGGCCAACTGCAGCAGAATCAGACCCAGGATTCGAGATGGGATGGGAATGGGGTGGTgcagtgggagtgggagtgggggGTGGTGCCACAacaaaaaatagaagaaaaacaaTTCCAGCATTGAGGCAACTTCGCGTTTTTTAAGTGGAAAACTTTGGCCCTTACGTTTGGCCGTGGGGCATCCTGGTTCCAATGAAGCTTAAAGTGTGCCTCAAATGCAGTTCAAATGTGACCGGGGAATTTGCCAGCGAATCGCGCTGACTGACTGACCTACAGAGGAAAAAGGggaaataattcaattaaataaccAAGGTTATGGATAGAGAAAAAGGttttgggaaaatatttttctcttaaaaaataatattagttaaAAGAAGGGTTTTTATTATGTAGTgttcaaatattaaaagaaaaatcgtTTTCATGTACCCCATTTTATGAGAGTTCACAATATTCATATCAATGgcaatttgtttttcaaatgctagaaagatttttgtatgtttcctaaaattaatgatcttaaaattatatatattttaaaagagtaTATAATTTAAggaatttatataaaatatcgcCAATGATCCCAAGTTtctaaaatcaaatattattattaattagctaatttattaaatatttttccgcAGTGTATAATTAGTGGCCCCCACAAATCGATGGCCAGGCAGCCGCTGCCAAGGAATCAGTTCGATTGATTTTAAGCTTTAATGCGCTGTCTGCAGGACCATAAACTCGGGCGGATTGTCGGCTGGGACTGCCGTCcaatgaatttcgaattaccaATAAACAATTGTACGAGCggcaaaaatataaacacgcacagatacacacgcacacatctAGGCCCGCAAGCCACGCATACAAATGCTAATCAGCGATGCTTTATGATTTTCGCTATATTTGCGTTGCTCATACGCAGTGTGGGCCGCATCGCTAATCCCGGCACGCAGCATCAATAAGTCAAACACGTCAATGGCAAGCAGTGCGGAGTCCTGGGAGGAGCGAGGGAAAGTCCTGGCAATCCTGGCAGTCCTGGCAAACAGCAGCCAACAACCAGCGCGCAGAGACAAAAAGGCAACAATTTATTGTTGCTCAATGTCGCATTTATCATCACTTTATGCTACTTAATCGAGGGCCCCCCACGCTCCTCATCCATTTCAGATCCTTTGAGCTCGATTTCCGCCGTCGAAGATGATTTCAATGTTTACTCTCGTCTCGTCCTGGGCATTGTTTGCTTATTGTTTTTCGACATTCGACACACATCCGCGCACACAGCAGCGAGCAGCACTTTGCAGCGTCTTTTTATGGTTTATGGCGCCATTGaatttttcgtttgttttcttattaaattataatttatatgtgTAGTCGCATCAGCCAGCGCCTTCGCCTTTGCCCGTGCCAAGGACAAGGCACTTTGTCAATTGtttaatagaaaacaaagGAGATACGACTCCGTAAAATGGCTCCTGAGACCGAAACTTTTCGGGTTTTTCGGCGGCCCAGGACACTTTGCTTTGTTATTTATACATGCGCACGGCGTACTCAATTACGACTTCGAATGGCAAACAACTTTTTCGGGGTTTTCGTGGGTGTATGAGtcggtttgtttgtttatttctttgtttgcAGGTCAGAACGTGATGAAAAGTGCGATAGTAATATATTAAAGATGGCTGATTTCGCTTGGCTCCTGAAGCACTTACGATGGTGAAGAGATATAACCAAAGGGGCAATAGTCTGGGTCAGCTTCTGCAAGACCTCCAGCCCTGAGAAAAAATATACACAGGTATTTAAAGGTGTTTTGGTCACCGAAATCACTTTTaaaagtgtctaaaagtatgcagcaaaaaccgtataaatatatgaaataggaaataatttgttgcatacttttagttaCCTTTTAAAGGCaacaaatattgattttgtattattatattatagttTCTCTGTACAAAGTAACCTagctttataaataaattgctcTCAAAAAATGGTCACCCCTCCATAAACTGAACTACCTAAAGCCAGCGATGTGGTCGAAAATTTCTAAAAAGCATTCACAGCTAATCCACTTGAATAATGCAGCTGCAATAAAAGGCCAACACGCTCCTGCATCGGTATCGGTATCggaaatatttccaaaactaTTTCAACTTCATTAAATACCTGTGTATAACTAATGCACCCGGctgaaaaatggcaaaaacaaaTGCCGTGATGTCCAACCTGCAAAAGTATTCGCATAATTAATAGCACGGCATAGTtggttatagattttattttggtttttgcatTTAACGCATAggtaaatactaaaaaaaaatacaaaacactATGCATTGCATTCGAattcattaaatttgcatacaaCTTTTAAGCATATTTGAAACATTTTGTGCATTTGATTCATTGGTTTGATAGTCGAACATTTTAATAGCAAATTAAATTGCCGTTGGGTTTTAACTAATTTGCACCCGACAATATCAGTGGGCAAATATAAACAACCGCAGCATCAGCTGGtgaattttccaatttttcaCTGCACTATTGCACATAATAACAATGTGAAAAATACATTCAAAAAAGCACAAAATTGCAATGAGCTCGACTATTGAATATCTGGCAGCGAATgtataatttacaaattacaaaataaaaggggAGTATACTTTTCCATTAATTTGGCATACCTCGTGGTGGTAAATAATACTTTTCTAACTGGTAAATGCTGGCCAAATCAATTCCATTCTGCGCACGAAATTATTTgccttttataaatattttaattaactgcCAAATGTAATAATTGCCGAATgagtttggccaaaaacatttTGGCCCTGACAGCTGCTGCCTTTAgtgtttccatttttattttaattaaatccaCGTCGCCGGCGAGTGGTTAACCCGCAAAAAGATAAGCCCCAAGCTGCCGCTGACATTAATCATTTTACCTTTCAGATGCATTCTCATTAGGCGGCCGCCAAATTGAAACTTTTCCCGATGCAAAGGGAATCGGGACTCTGAGCCTCCCCCCGGGGGCTGCGGCTCATTAATAACCGACAAGATGGCATAATTCTTTGTCTTCGCCCGATATTGTGCCACCTACCGCCCTGCGAATATATAGCCTTTTATTCTTGGCTTTGCCTTTCACTCGCTTCGGGGGTTTCCATGGAAAATAAAGATGCCCCAACAATGACAGAGCCGCCGAGCCTGAGCTGTATTTAGACGGCATGTACAGGATGTGCTAAGCCGGGATAAATATTGACCAACTAACGACTGACTTAGGCGCATCGCAACTTTTCCAATTAAATCTGGCCAAAGTTCGTTCACTCcatgtgctgctgctgctgctgctttctCGACTCGGGAAACAAGCAAAGTTCTAATGAGTTTATTAATCAGCGATAAATTTCGGGCCAGCATATGCAGGGCCAACTTGGAGAGAGTTGTCATAATTTCTAATCAAAGAAGTGTGCAAAAGAAGTCTGCTGTTTTATTTTCGGCCTTTTTTCTTGAAAGGCCGACTAGATAAACATCTGCCCCGAAGGCCAAGGACGAAGGCCGGCAGTCTGAAAGGCATTTTCCGAAAGAAAAGGGCTAGCTTCCAAGGCTAATTAATGTGCAAAGTGTCAATTAATCAATCAGCCCGCCGATCAATCCCAAGCCCAATCCGCATTTTCCCTTTTCAGCCATGAGTGTATTGACAGGATAAACTCAACAAGCTGTCAGCCCTGGCCAAGGCAAATAAAATAGCTGGCGACGACGGCTCATCGGGCGGCGACACTGCAAACATAAGCCCACAGGATGTGGTTAGGGAGTGGGGCGGCAAAAAATAATGGAAAGAAAATTTCATCAAACGGGAGCAGCGGAAAACGCTACCCAGTCAGCCCATTTAATCAGTCGTTTCCAGGCAACCCCATCCACTTCCATCCCCCCAAAGTGGGAGTGCCGAAGTTGGGGGCCAAAAGGCAAACGCCAGCTAATTATTATGACAAATATCAAACATCCGGTCGGCTGAGGGCGCGACTAATTCTGTGTCAAAGGCTTAAATGCTTAACGAAATGAGTTGAATACATTTCAATTATAAGCAGTTCAAATAAGCCAGAAATAGGTAGTGTGGGGTAAAAAGTAAAGTTTTCAGAAAAATAAACCTATAACAATaccttaaattttaattatatttattttttcagcgTACAATTTTGTTGCACTTTCCAAAAACATTTAAGCCTCAGTTTCTTCAGGTGATGGAGTTTCCCTAGAGACCCGAACCGCCTTCCGTTCTGGCTTTTCCACTCTAGTATCGCCCATGAAAATCTTGGCCAGGCAAACACAACCCAGCAGCATAAAGGTGACCACATGGGTCAGCAGTATCTGATCGAGATCCCTGCGAATCAGTCTCCAAGACCCCCGATTCCGCACAAAGTAATACATGTACAGGCCCATAGCATCGCTGATGAGGAAGACACATATCAAAATCATTCTCGTATTCTTCCGGACAAATGGAACCATTCCGTAGAGAGCACAAGTTACGATCAGGGACGGCAGTAGAATCTTCAGAATGAGCAGACTGCCGGCTATGAAAAGAGAGAAGTGCGGATAAAAAAGTCGAGCGGTGGTCGACTTGAACAGAAAGGAGGATAGCCAGTGGCCTGCCATGGCAAAGGCCACATAGAAGTACAGAAGAATCATGAAAGCATATCGATAGGATCTCTTCAATTGCTTCAGAGGCTTGTGCTGATCTTCAACCTCCTTACATCGCCTAGATTCCTCATAGATCTGGAGACCTAAAAGAAATTCGGTTATAACAAGTTGGATGTTCAAAGCACCCCAGGAGATGGTCAGCAGACAGATGATGGTGACCATGTTGATGGTGATGAGTTCCAATCTTCTTCTGGCCTCCAAGGTGGATTTAGCAAAGTATGGTATTGACAGAAAGGCATAGACCAAGAACGACCAACTTGCGGCATGAACATAGATTGATATTTTTTCCTTCACTTCAAACTGATAGACTCCATAGGCTCCGGCTATCAGAGTCAGCGTATTAATAGCCCAAACTCGGGGATCGTGTCGATGTCCCAGGATCACGGGAAGTAAGATGGCCATCACCATGCTGATATAAAGCACATGGAAACTTTTCAGGGGAATTGCTTTTAGTTCGtcctttaaatatatttgtgcGAACTGCTTTGCACTTAGTAGTAGAACCAAGGTTAGCCAAATGAACAACTTCACAGAGGGTTTAAGAAAAGCTTTACGATTGTTGAGGAGTACAGAGATTCCATATAGCGCCCACAGGTGCTGATAAACGAAGGTCGTTAGTATCAGTAGCCCAGCAGGAAGGAGAATGCAGCCCAAGTTCCAGATCGGGGTAATAATCCAGTATCCTTTAACAGGACGTTCAGCCTGGGCTATGATCAGCATTCCAATAGGTAGAATCAAATAAAAGGTGGTAATATTCGGCACATTTTGCAGTCCCATCAAAGTGAGTAGTAGGATTCCGATCATCGTTAGGATCAGGGTGGAAAAGGTCATATATCCCCTTCTTGGCTCCTTCTCTCTCTTGCATAACCGAGTCAGCTGAAGGAGGAGACAGTAGAACCAAATCAAGTAGGATAGAGTGGTGGCCACCATTAGGGGAATTTGGTAATATTGATGGTAGTACGTCAGGCAGTTCTGAGCTGATTTTCCAAATTCCTGGCAAATCTCCATGGCCTTTTTCATATTTCCTTGTGCTACAAGGGAATTAAATTTACGTGAATATTGATCGATCTTCTCCAAGTTAAGATCTTCGAACTTAGGAAGCCATTTGTAAAATATAGCGCTTTCATGGCgcctaattaaaatttttgcttGGCACAAAAGTTGCAAGACGTTGAGATGTAAAGCCATGACTTCGTACTCATCGCTCACGTTGAGATAGCCCACTGGCATCAAGGCCATGTTATTCATCGGAGGCGGAAGGCCTATTAAAGCCGACATTAGGGGCGCCAACTGGGTCTGATCCACCTCGGATATATTGGGTTTAGTGGGGAAGTTTCCTTCAGGATCGACTTCTGGCCTACTCA is a window of Drosophila biarmipes strain raj3 chromosome 3R, RU_DBia_V1.1, whole genome shotgun sequence DNA encoding:
- the LOC108024368 gene encoding GPI ethanolamine phosphate transferase 1, producing the protein MWKLQALVVHILLMGSILSTYFQPTLLPNLVPQKTMRELGLEPPADRLVVFLTDGLRAATFLARNGSDVPDLREIYRKQGRIGISRTCAPTMTRPGHIAIFGGFNEDPAAALVNFRFNPNNFDTVFNRSRNMMGWAHRYVVSYFKDLPHGGAPLKLESYLEAELPERLTCDKWSFEKVEKYFRNGDNIREWRGIKAAVFFVYLADMDVAAHRFKPHSKKFYKKLHYTQRGIRRTYELFERVFNDSRTAYLMTSDHGMNNDGNHGAGSTLEIETPLFMWGAGVSRPEVDPEGNFPTKPNISEVDQTQLAPLMSALIGLPPPMNNMALMPVGYLNVSDEYEVMALHLNVLQLLCQAKILIRRHESAIFYKWLPKFEDLNLEKIDQYSRKFNSLVAQGNMKKAMEICQEFGKSAQNCLTYYHQYYQIPLMVATTLSYLIWFYCLLLQLTRLCKREKEPRRGYMTFSTLILTMIGILLLTLMGLQNVPNITTFYLILPIGMLIIAQAERPVKGYWIITPIWNLGCILLPAGLLILTTFVYQHLWALYGISVLLNNRKAFLKPSVKLFIWLTLVLLLSAKQFAQIYLKDELKAIPLKSFHVLYISMVMAILLPVILGHRHDPRVWAINTLTLIAGAYGVYQFEVKEKISIYVHAASWSFLVYAFLSIPYFAKSTLEARRRLELITINMVTIICLLTISWGALNIQLVITEFLLGLQIYEESRRCKEVEDQHKPLKQLKRSYRYAFMILLYFYVAFAMAGHWLSSFLFKSTTARLFYPHFSLFIAGSLLILKILLPSLIVTCALYGMVPFVRKNTRMILICVFLISDAMGLYMYYFVRNRGSWRLIRRDLDQILLTHVVTFMLLGCVCLAKIFMGDTRVEKPERKAVRVSRETPSPEETEA